The following proteins are encoded in a genomic region of Apodemus sylvaticus chromosome 21, mApoSyl1.1, whole genome shotgun sequence:
- the Znf23 gene encoding zinc finger protein 23 isoform X1, with amino-acid sequence MHMWESFHYFLFPFPKSGFPLLKPAVISQLEERKDLENLSQLATGTDSQGLWTECTAIQTGNNLTEEVYEEKKNTLFELQKDFSQETNFSKAYIVGQQQEIQSAGSERESVSATDGRAKTSSLEGCLCSQTPHWSQDHASSTGEQYSDTKLTKNERITTEERPLKHTELAEASQGSSQVNQLPEICDVEKPYQCTECGKAFSVKAKFVWHQRLHNGEKPFKCVECGKCFSYSSHYITHQTIHSGEKPYQCKVCGKAFSVNGSLVRHQRIHTGEKPYQCKECGTGFGCSSAYITHQRTHTGEKPYECSDCGKAFNVNAKLIQHQRIHTGEKPYGCDVCGKGFRCSTQLRQHQSIHTGEKPHRCSECGKGFTKNAKLIQHQRVHTGEKPYACSDCGKTFSAKGKLIQHQRIHTGERPYECSECGKSFRCNSQLRQHLRIHTGEKPYKCSECGKAFNVNAKLMQHRRTHTGEKPFECNECGKCFTSKRNLLDHQRTHTGEKPYRCQECGKAFSINAKLTRHQQIHTREKPFKCMECEKAFSCSSDYIVHQRIHTGEKPFQCSECGKAFHVNAHLIRHQRSHTGEKPFRCMECGKGFSLSSDCIIHQTVHTWKKPYVCNVCGKTFRFSFQLSQHQDVHNENKS; translated from the coding sequence AATGTACTGCTATCCAGACTGGCAATAATTTGACAGAAGAAGtgtatgaagaaaaaaagaatacattatttgaacttcagaaggacttttctcaggaaacaaacttTTCAAAAGCTTATATTGTTGGCCAACAACAGGAAATCCAGTCAGCAGGAAGTGAGAGGGAGAGTGTCAGTGCCACTGACGGAAGAGCTAAGACAAGCTCCCTGGAAGGGTGTTTATGTAGTCAGACTCCACACTGGTCCCAGGATCATGCCAGCTCCACTGGAGAGCAATACTCTGATACCAAACTTACGAAGAATGAAAGAATTACTACAGAGGAAAGACCTTTGAAACACACAGAATTAGCAGAGGCTTCTCAAGGTAGCTCTCAAGTTAATCAGCTTCCAGAAATCTGTGATGTGGAAAAGCCCTACCAGTGTACAgaatgtggcaaagccttcagTGTTAAAGCCAAGTTTGTTTGGCATCAAAGACTTCATAACGGAGAGAAACCTTTCAAATGTGTGGAGTGTGGGAAGTGCTTCAGCTACAGTTCACACTATATCACACACCAGACAATCCACAGTGGAGAAAAGCCCTATCAGTGTAAGGTATGTGGCAAAGCCTTCAGTGTTAATGGAAGTCTCGTTAGACACCAGAGGAtacacacaggagagaagccctatcAGTGCAAGGAGTGTGGGACTGGCTTCGGCTGTAGTTCTGCATACATCACTCATCAGAGAACCCACACTGGGGAGAAACCTTACGAGTGTAGTGACTGTGGGAAAGCTTTCAATGTTAATGCAAAATTGATTCAGCATCAAAGAATTCACACTGGAGAAAAGCCTTACGGGTGTGATGTGTGCGGAAAGGGCTTCAGGTGCAGCACCCAGCTTAGGCAGCATCAGAgcatacatactggagagaagccacaTCGCTGCAGTGAGTGTGGCAAAGGCTTCACTAAAAATGCAAAGCTCATTCAACATCAGAGAGTACATACCGGTGAGAAACCCTATGCGTGCAGCGACTGCGGAAAGACTTTTAGTGCCAAAGGGAAGTTAATCCAGCACCAGAGGATCCACACAGGTGAGAGGCCTTACGAATGTAGTGAATGTGGGAAATCCTTTAGGTGTAACTCCCAGCTTCGGCAGCATCTGAGAATCCATACTGGGGAGAAGCCATATAAGTGCAGTGAGTGTGGAAAGGCCTTCAACGTTAATGCAAAGCTAATGCAACACCGGAGAACTCACACCGGGGAGAAGCCATTTGAATGCAATGAATGTGGGAAATGCTTTACTTCTAAAAGAAACCTGCTTGATCACCAGCGGACCCATACTGGAGAAAAGCCATATCGGTGTCAAGAGTGCGGGAAAGCCTTCAGTATCAATGCCAAGTTAACCAGGCATCAGCAAATACATACTAGGGAGAAACCTTTCAAGTGTATGGAATGCGAGAAAGCATTCAGCTGTAGTTCTGACTATATTGTGCACCagagaatacatactggagagaaaccctttcAGTGCAGTGAGTGTGGCAAGGCCTTCCATGTCAATGCTCATTTAATTAGACACCAGAGAAGCCATACTGGGGAAAAGCCTTTCCGATGCATGGAGTGTGGCAAGGGCTTCAGCCTTAGTTCTGACTGTATTATTCATCAGACTGTCCATACTTGGAAGAAACCCTATGTATGTAACGTATGTGGGAAAACTTTCAGGTTTAGCTTCCAACTAAGTCAGCACCAAGATGTTCACAATGAAAACAAATCCTAa
- the Znf23 gene encoding zinc finger protein 23 isoform X2 translates to MLENYRNLASVGFPLLKPAVISQLEERKDLENLSQLATGTDSQGLWTECTAIQTGNNLTEEVYEEKKNTLFELQKDFSQETNFSKAYIVGQQQEIQSAGSERESVSATDGRAKTSSLEGCLCSQTPHWSQDHASSTGEQYSDTKLTKNERITTEERPLKHTELAEASQGSSQVNQLPEICDVEKPYQCTECGKAFSVKAKFVWHQRLHNGEKPFKCVECGKCFSYSSHYITHQTIHSGEKPYQCKVCGKAFSVNGSLVRHQRIHTGEKPYQCKECGTGFGCSSAYITHQRTHTGEKPYECSDCGKAFNVNAKLIQHQRIHTGEKPYGCDVCGKGFRCSTQLRQHQSIHTGEKPHRCSECGKGFTKNAKLIQHQRVHTGEKPYACSDCGKTFSAKGKLIQHQRIHTGERPYECSECGKSFRCNSQLRQHLRIHTGEKPYKCSECGKAFNVNAKLMQHRRTHTGEKPFECNECGKCFTSKRNLLDHQRTHTGEKPYRCQECGKAFSINAKLTRHQQIHTREKPFKCMECEKAFSCSSDYIVHQRIHTGEKPFQCSECGKAFHVNAHLIRHQRSHTGEKPFRCMECGKGFSLSSDCIIHQTVHTWKKPYVCNVCGKTFRFSFQLSQHQDVHNENKS, encoded by the coding sequence AATGTACTGCTATCCAGACTGGCAATAATTTGACAGAAGAAGtgtatgaagaaaaaaagaatacattatttgaacttcagaaggacttttctcaggaaacaaacttTTCAAAAGCTTATATTGTTGGCCAACAACAGGAAATCCAGTCAGCAGGAAGTGAGAGGGAGAGTGTCAGTGCCACTGACGGAAGAGCTAAGACAAGCTCCCTGGAAGGGTGTTTATGTAGTCAGACTCCACACTGGTCCCAGGATCATGCCAGCTCCACTGGAGAGCAATACTCTGATACCAAACTTACGAAGAATGAAAGAATTACTACAGAGGAAAGACCTTTGAAACACACAGAATTAGCAGAGGCTTCTCAAGGTAGCTCTCAAGTTAATCAGCTTCCAGAAATCTGTGATGTGGAAAAGCCCTACCAGTGTACAgaatgtggcaaagccttcagTGTTAAAGCCAAGTTTGTTTGGCATCAAAGACTTCATAACGGAGAGAAACCTTTCAAATGTGTGGAGTGTGGGAAGTGCTTCAGCTACAGTTCACACTATATCACACACCAGACAATCCACAGTGGAGAAAAGCCCTATCAGTGTAAGGTATGTGGCAAAGCCTTCAGTGTTAATGGAAGTCTCGTTAGACACCAGAGGAtacacacaggagagaagccctatcAGTGCAAGGAGTGTGGGACTGGCTTCGGCTGTAGTTCTGCATACATCACTCATCAGAGAACCCACACTGGGGAGAAACCTTACGAGTGTAGTGACTGTGGGAAAGCTTTCAATGTTAATGCAAAATTGATTCAGCATCAAAGAATTCACACTGGAGAAAAGCCTTACGGGTGTGATGTGTGCGGAAAGGGCTTCAGGTGCAGCACCCAGCTTAGGCAGCATCAGAgcatacatactggagagaagccacaTCGCTGCAGTGAGTGTGGCAAAGGCTTCACTAAAAATGCAAAGCTCATTCAACATCAGAGAGTACATACCGGTGAGAAACCCTATGCGTGCAGCGACTGCGGAAAGACTTTTAGTGCCAAAGGGAAGTTAATCCAGCACCAGAGGATCCACACAGGTGAGAGGCCTTACGAATGTAGTGAATGTGGGAAATCCTTTAGGTGTAACTCCCAGCTTCGGCAGCATCTGAGAATCCATACTGGGGAGAAGCCATATAAGTGCAGTGAGTGTGGAAAGGCCTTCAACGTTAATGCAAAGCTAATGCAACACCGGAGAACTCACACCGGGGAGAAGCCATTTGAATGCAATGAATGTGGGAAATGCTTTACTTCTAAAAGAAACCTGCTTGATCACCAGCGGACCCATACTGGAGAAAAGCCATATCGGTGTCAAGAGTGCGGGAAAGCCTTCAGTATCAATGCCAAGTTAACCAGGCATCAGCAAATACATACTAGGGAGAAACCTTTCAAGTGTATGGAATGCGAGAAAGCATTCAGCTGTAGTTCTGACTATATTGTGCACCagagaatacatactggagagaaaccctttcAGTGCAGTGAGTGTGGCAAGGCCTTCCATGTCAATGCTCATTTAATTAGACACCAGAGAAGCCATACTGGGGAAAAGCCTTTCCGATGCATGGAGTGTGGCAAGGGCTTCAGCCTTAGTTCTGACTGTATTATTCATCAGACTGTCCATACTTGGAAGAAACCCTATGTATGTAACGTATGTGGGAAAACTTTCAGGTTTAGCTTCCAACTAAGTCAGCACCAAGATGTTCACAATGAAAACAAATCCTAa